In the genome of Danio rerio strain Tuebingen ecotype United States chromosome 23, GRCz12tu, whole genome shotgun sequence, one region contains:
- the ribc1 gene encoding RIB43A-like with coiled-coils protein 1 (The RefSeq protein has 7 substitutions compared to this genomic sequence): MYKVDLPVDESVRQAVERRRAAEAERKSRIFNTRTRVIGVDLRALHKQQGDKQERKEMEKQRDVSYDLLRLSLDEMAMHQKKEEDEVRGELARDLVQFRAIHQRAEDSRDADINYDRKGAPTTCESVPDSALGPASMQVFLGEGIKEDEKKRSQMELNEKNLRAQKEEREQRVREEKKRELLTSRVLVEKDLRAVQLNALEEECKREAQVALSHYNQAQAEERMEREQQERMRREGEELAELRYMVTSDLLTERPEAAARTTESSPNAPRVLTDRWKGMSPQQISDIHRKREEQCFEKERLREREKRRELAWDYHLTEQSRQQERDERKDMELQRERRIQLDKYNQQLAREQQAHQQFLDKQLYTNRPSVQYFTQFSTSSR; encoded by the exons ATGTACAAGGTTGATTTACCGGTAGATGAGTCTGTGCGTCAGGCGGTGGAGCGACGTCGGGCCGCAGAAGCTGAGCGAAAAAGCCGAATATTCAACACCAGAACCCGGGTTATTGGCGTGGACCTGCGCGCACTTCACAAGCAGCAGGAGGACAAACAAGAACGAAAAGAAATGGAAAAGCAGAGAGACGTTTCTTATG ATCTCCTGCGTTTGTCCCTGGATGAAATGGCAATGCAACAGAAAAAGGAGGAGGACGAGGTGAGAGGAGAGTTGGCTCGGGACTTGGTACAATTTCGAGCGATACATCAACGTGCTGAAGACAGCCGTGATGCAGACATTAATTATGACCGAAAGGGGGCGCCAACAACCTGTGAATCTGTTCCGGACTCTGCACTGGGACCCGCCAGCATGCAAGTGTTTTTG GGAGAAGGAATTAAAGAGGATGAAAAGAAGAGATCTCAGATGGAGTTGAACGAGAAAAACCTGAGAGCTCAAAAGGAGGAGAGAGAGCAACGAGTAAGGGAAGAGAAAAAAAGAG aGCTGCTAACCAGCAGGGTCCTGGTGGAAAAAGACCTGAGGGCAGTGCAGCTGAATGCCCTGGAGGAGGAGTGCAAAAGAGAGGCCCGTGTTGCACTCAGTCATTATAACCAAGCTCAG GCAGAGGAGCGGATGGAGAGAGAACAGCAAGAGAGAATGAGGAGAGAGGGAGAGGAGCTGGCAGAGCTACGCTACATGGTGACCTCTGACCTCCTGACTGAGCGACCAGAGGCTGCAGCTAGAACAACAGAATCATTACCGAATGCTCCACGAGTCCTGACCGACCGCTGGAAGGGCATGAGCCCACAGCAGATCAGTGATGTCCACAGAAAGAGAGAGGAGCAGTGCTTTGAGAAAGAG AGATTGAGAGAGACGAAGAAGCGGAGAGAACTGGCCTGGGATTACCATTTGACAGAGCAGAGCAGACAGCAGGAGAGAGATGAGAGAAAAGACATGGAGctgcagagagagagaagaaTTCAGCTCGATAAGTACAATCAACAGCTGGCACGAGAGCAGCAGGCACA ccaACAGTTCTTGGACAAGCAACTGTATACAAACCGTCCTTCTGTTCAATACTTCACCCAGTTCAGCACAAGCTCTCGATAA